The region CCGCCGTTAAAAAATGGGAATTCAAGGTTGCCTGCGAATTGTACCCGGAAGAGGAACTGAATCGAATCGTCAAATTCTCCGGGTAATGTTTGGTTCGAATATTAATGATGCCGCCCGAGAAATTTCCCGGTTGATCGGGAGTGAATGTTTTTACAGTGACCACATTTTCCAGAAGATTGCTGGGGAAAATGTCCATTTGCACGGCCTTTTTATCCGGATCGGCGCTTGGCAATGCCGCCCCATTCAGCTGCGTGTTGGTGTAACGCTCCCCGATTCCCCGAATGTACACATATTTTCCGTCCACTACCGATGCCCCCGTGACCAATTTCATGGCCTCACTCGCGTTGCCCGTCCCAAAGTGCGACATCGCTTCGGCACTGACGGCATCGCTCACCGCTTCCGCCTTTTGACGATTTCGCAGCAAAGCGGCTTCCGTATTCGTCAGCGGACTCGCCTCCACCACAACCGCTTCTCCCTGAAGCGCCTCTGGCAAAAGCGCAAAATTGACCACTCCCACTTTTTCGCCATACACTCTTACTCCCTTGATTGTTTTTCGGGCGTAACCCATCATCGAAGCGGTCAGGGAATAATTTCCGATCGGTACATTTCGAATAAAAAACCGTCCGTCGAGATCGGTTGCCGCTCCCATTCGGGTACCGTTAATCATCACATTGACTCCCGGCAGAGGATCACCGCTTGC is a window of Calditrichota bacterium DNA encoding:
- a CDS encoding TonB-dependent receptor plug domain-containing protein, whose protein sequence is MNKKSLRIKTMGLAAGVIILLILGDFGMLRASDKDAKKDPEGKGASVALVGKITGSVYDAASGDPLPGVNVMINGTRMGAATDLDGRFFIRNVPIGNYSLTASMMGYARKTIKGVRVYGEKVGVVNFALLPEALQGEAVVVEASPLTNTEAALLRNRQKAEAVSDAVSAEAMSHFGTGNASEAMKLVTGASVVDGKYVYIRGIGERYTNTQLNGAALPSADPDKKAVQMDIFPSNLLENVVTVKTFTPDQPGNFSGGIINIRTKHYPENLTIRFSSSSGYNSQATLNSHFLTA